From a region of the Paenibacillus lutimineralis genome:
- a CDS encoding TlyA family RNA methyltransferase, with the protein MSVSKERLDVLLVEQGYFDSREKAKAAIMAGLVYSGTERLEKAGTKIPRDTALSVKGAVHPYVGRGGLKLEKALKWFQIDMSERVMLDIGSSTGGFTDCALQHGASYVYAIDVGYNQLDWSLRNDERVNVKERTNFRYMTPEDLDGPSPNFASIDVSFISLKMILPPLLELLQRPADVVALIKPQFEAGREKVGKSGVVRDPKVHIEVLEQVIEEALGLGYVLEGLTYSPITGGEGNVEFLAHLCLTEDSAQEADPEAISKLARQVVEEAGAVFSVNPSK; encoded by the coding sequence ATGTCAGTATCCAAAGAAAGATTAGATGTCCTGCTTGTGGAGCAGGGGTATTTTGACAGTAGGGAAAAAGCAAAAGCGGCCATTATGGCCGGGTTAGTATATAGCGGAACAGAGCGGCTAGAGAAGGCGGGAACGAAGATTCCACGAGATACTGCGTTATCTGTAAAGGGAGCAGTTCACCCTTACGTTGGTCGTGGTGGGTTGAAGCTGGAGAAGGCGCTGAAATGGTTCCAGATTGATATGAGCGAGCGAGTCATGCTCGATATCGGGTCTTCGACAGGCGGGTTTACGGACTGCGCATTACAGCACGGAGCCAGCTATGTCTATGCCATCGATGTCGGCTACAATCAGCTCGATTGGTCGCTGCGTAATGATGAGAGGGTGAATGTGAAGGAGCGTACCAACTTCAGGTATATGACACCTGAGGATTTGGATGGTCCAAGCCCGAACTTTGCCAGCATCGATGTCTCTTTTATTTCGCTCAAAATGATTCTTCCGCCGCTTCTTGAACTGCTGCAGCGTCCTGCTGATGTCGTCGCACTGATTAAGCCACAGTTCGAAGCTGGTCGTGAGAAGGTGGGCAAGTCCGGTGTCGTTCGAGACCCGAAGGTCCATATCGAGGTGTTGGAGCAGGTAATTGAAGAGGCCCTAGGCCTTGGATATGTGCTTGAGGGGCTGACTTACTCGCCGATCACTGGCGGGGAGGGGAATGTTGAATTTTTGGCGCATCTGTGCCTGACCGAAGATTCAGCCCAAGAGGCTGATCCTGAAGCGATCTCCAAGCTTGCCCGTCAGGTTGTAGAGGAAGCTGGAGCAGTGTTCAGTGTGAACCCGTCGAAATGA
- the ahrC gene encoding transcriptional regulator AhrC/ArgR, with the protein MKGQRHIKIREIISNREVETQDELVEALRESGFQVTQATVSRDIKELMLIKVPTDDGRYKYSLPTAQRYNPIQKLQRALVDSFVSIDHTGNLVVIKCLPGTANSVAVLLDNMEWPDLLGTICGDDTILMICRDEAYSHFVIDQIMGFIS; encoded by the coding sequence ATGAAAGGTCAACGACATATTAAAATAAGAGAAATTATTTCCAATCGGGAAGTTGAAACACAGGATGAGTTGGTCGAAGCGCTTAGGGAATCCGGCTTTCAGGTTACCCAGGCAACAGTATCCCGTGATATCAAAGAATTGATGCTGATCAAGGTTCCTACGGATGATGGACGGTATAAATATTCGTTGCCGACCGCCCAGCGTTATAATCCGATCCAGAAGCTTCAGCGTGCGCTGGTCGATAGCTTTGTAAGCATTGATCATACAGGCAATCTGGTGGTCATCAAATGCTTGCCGGGTACGGCTAATTCTGTTGCTGTTCTGCTCGATAATATGGAATGGCCCGATCTTCTTGGAACGATCTGCGGAGACGATACAATTCTGATGATCTGCCGAGATGAAGCTTACAGCCATTTTGTCATCGACCAAATTATGGGTTTCATTTCCTGA
- the recN gene encoding DNA repair protein RecN, translating into MLVHLSIRNLAVVEAVDVKFHYGFHVLTGETGAGKSIIIDALGLIAGGRGSADLIRYGCERAEMEASFDLPLAHSVWTTLADFGISASSEELLIIRREISSQGKSTARINGQLVNLSMLREVGEQLINLHGQHEHGTLLRPELHLGLLDAYGAETIRPVKAKYQDTYSAYAKVDKEYNDLRNTSQQALQMLDLYRFQIEEIAAAELKAGEDELLLEEKNKLSHSEKMMDSVSLAYDLLYGSQGLEAVAKALAKLNDVAGFDQRGIGPMLEQLQSAYYQLEDASYSLRNYRDNIEFNPERLEEVEDRLDLLSSLKRKYGDNAEDILAYYNKILRETETLENKDELLDKLEAKREELLEQLLEEAEQLSSVRRQKAEELAAQIEIELKELQMERTSFKVKLDWNEDPHGVDWMGRKIRPGRHGIDVAEFLISPNPGEPLRPLSKIASGGELSRIMLAMKSIFARHDNVPVLIFDEVDTGVSGRAAQSIAEKLFRLSRTCQVFSITHLPQVACMADQQYLIEKIVTDGRTMTQIEELSEEGRVNELARMLGGVEITEKTQHHAQEMLKLAAAQKDSI; encoded by the coding sequence TTGTTAGTCCATTTATCGATCCGGAACTTGGCGGTTGTGGAGGCAGTAGACGTCAAGTTTCATTACGGATTTCATGTTCTTACCGGTGAGACGGGTGCGGGTAAATCGATTATTATCGATGCCCTTGGTCTTATAGCTGGAGGTCGCGGCTCTGCGGATTTGATTCGCTATGGCTGTGAGCGGGCGGAGATGGAGGCTTCCTTTGATCTGCCGCTAGCGCATTCGGTATGGACCACACTTGCGGATTTCGGCATTAGTGCAAGTTCCGAGGAGCTGTTGATCATTCGTCGTGAGATCAGCTCTCAGGGCAAGAGTACTGCACGTATTAATGGTCAACTTGTCAATTTGTCCATGCTGCGCGAAGTCGGTGAGCAATTAATCAATTTACATGGACAGCATGAGCATGGAACATTGCTTCGGCCTGAGCTACATCTCGGATTGTTGGACGCTTACGGTGCTGAGACAATCCGTCCCGTTAAGGCGAAATACCAGGATACATATTCTGCCTACGCTAAGGTGGATAAGGAATATAATGATCTTCGCAATACCAGTCAGCAAGCGCTCCAGATGCTCGATTTGTACCGTTTTCAAATTGAAGAGATCGCTGCTGCTGAATTAAAAGCTGGTGAAGATGAATTATTACTGGAGGAAAAGAACAAGCTATCCCATAGTGAGAAAATGATGGACTCCGTATCTCTGGCTTATGATCTGCTCTATGGATCACAAGGATTGGAAGCTGTTGCGAAGGCGCTAGCAAAACTGAATGACGTTGCTGGCTTCGATCAACGCGGAATCGGCCCTATGCTGGAGCAGTTGCAAAGTGCTTACTATCAGCTTGAAGATGCGTCCTATAGTCTGCGTAATTACAGGGATAATATTGAATTTAATCCGGAGCGTCTGGAGGAAGTGGAAGATCGGCTTGATCTGCTGTCTTCCCTAAAGCGCAAGTACGGTGACAATGCTGAGGATATTCTGGCTTATTATAATAAAATTCTCCGAGAAACTGAGACGTTGGAGAATAAGGACGAATTGCTCGATAAGCTCGAGGCCAAGCGTGAAGAGCTACTGGAGCAGTTGCTTGAAGAGGCCGAGCAGCTGAGTAGCGTACGCCGCCAAAAGGCGGAAGAGCTTGCTGCTCAGATCGAAATTGAGCTTAAGGAATTGCAGATGGAGCGGACTTCATTTAAGGTGAAGCTGGATTGGAACGAGGATCCTCATGGCGTGGATTGGATGGGCAGGAAGATCCGTCCTGGTCGTCATGGTATCGATGTTGCCGAGTTTCTCATATCGCCGAACCCAGGCGAACCGTTGCGGCCTTTGAGTAAGATCGCTTCCGGTGGGGAATTATCACGGATTATGCTTGCAATGAAGAGCATCTTCGCTCGTCATGACAATGTTCCGGTACTTATATTTGATGAAGTGGATACAGGGGTTAGCGGACGAGCCGCTCAATCAATCGCCGAGAAGCTGTTCCGTTTATCGAGAACATGCCAGGTCTTCTCCATTACCCACTTGCCACAGGTGGCGTGTATGGCAGATCAGCAATATTTAATCGAGAAGATCGTAACAGATGGGCGGACTATGACTCAGATTGAGGAGCTCAGCGAAGAAGGGCGTGTGAATGAATTGGCACGTATGCTTGGGGGCGTCGAGATTACTGAGAAGACGCAGCATCATGCTCAGGAAATGCTGAAGCTGGCTGCGGCTCAAAAGGATTCAATTTGA
- the spoIVB gene encoding SpoIVB peptidase — protein MNPNLTKRLLGLLFAFFLCFLGSTAVNGQSFSLPDELRLFQGQGTQLHLALPVQASVSVDRPDVLTLNGKAVPTMTVSLGEPLKLDTVGSGEANIRMKLFGQIPLKTVKVNVIPDLKVIPGGQTIGVKVKSAGILVVGHHQVATNNDKLSPGEVAGLKTGDLITHLNGVELKDVKDVAIIADQAGKKNQPIKVTYKRGGRTYTTLLTPAFDNQDRSWRIGLYIRDSAAGVGTLTFYAPKQGVYGALGHVITDMNTQTPIVVGSGQILQSSVTSISKSESGEPGEKRAHFIKEGRTLGTIERNTPFGIFGKMAENPEHSVYKDGIPVAFAEEVKEGPAEILTVVEGQKVERFKVEIIHVSRQNAPETKGLVLRITDSRLIEKTGGIVQGMSGSPIIQNNKLIGAVTHVFVNDPRSGYGCFIEWMLQDAGVLKHKQTYQDLKAS, from the coding sequence TTGAACCCGAACCTAACCAAGAGATTACTCGGCCTTTTATTTGCTTTTTTCTTATGTTTTCTCGGTTCAACCGCGGTGAATGGACAATCCTTCAGTTTGCCAGATGAGCTGCGGTTGTTCCAGGGGCAGGGCACACAGCTACACTTAGCTTTGCCCGTACAGGCATCTGTTAGTGTTGATCGACCCGATGTACTTACGTTGAATGGGAAGGCAGTTCCAACCATGACAGTCTCCCTAGGCGAACCGCTCAAGCTGGATACTGTGGGTAGTGGTGAAGCGAATATCCGCATGAAATTATTCGGACAAATTCCTCTCAAGACCGTGAAAGTCAATGTTATTCCTGACTTAAAGGTCATCCCCGGAGGGCAGACGATCGGAGTCAAAGTAAAATCCGCAGGCATCCTCGTTGTAGGTCATCATCAGGTGGCGACCAACAATGACAAGTTATCCCCTGGAGAAGTGGCTGGACTGAAGACAGGAGATTTAATCACCCATTTGAATGGCGTCGAATTAAAGGATGTCAAAGATGTTGCTATTATTGCAGATCAAGCGGGCAAGAAAAACCAACCGATCAAAGTTACTTACAAGCGTGGCGGAAGAACTTATACGACATTGCTTACTCCCGCTTTTGACAATCAGGATCGTTCCTGGAGAATTGGTCTATATATCCGCGATTCAGCTGCAGGTGTTGGAACATTAACCTTCTATGCGCCTAAACAAGGGGTATATGGAGCTTTGGGACATGTCATTACGGATATGAACACCCAGACACCGATCGTCGTAGGCAGTGGGCAAATTTTGCAATCGAGCGTAACATCGATTTCCAAGAGCGAGAGTGGGGAGCCAGGCGAGAAGAGAGCTCATTTTATCAAAGAAGGAAGAACTCTCGGAACAATCGAACGGAATACTCCATTCGGCATATTCGGTAAAATGGCCGAGAATCCTGAACATAGTGTCTATAAAGACGGAATCCCTGTAGCCTTTGCTGAAGAGGTAAAAGAAGGACCAGCAGAAATTTTAACCGTTGTGGAAGGCCAAAAGGTGGAGAGATTTAAAGTCGAAATCATTCATGTATCCCGGCAGAATGCTCCGGAGACCAAGGGATTGGTTCTGCGTATTACGGATTCGCGCCTGATTGAGAAGACCGGAGGAATTGTACAAGGAATGAGCGGCAGCCCCATTATCCAGAATAATAAGCTAATCGGTGCAGTGACTCATGTTTTTGTGAACGATCCTCGTTCGGGTTATGGCTGCTTTATCGAGTGGATGCTGCAGGATGCAGGAGTTCTTAAGCATAAACAGACTTACCAGGATCTTAAGGCTAGTTAA
- the spo0A gene encoding sporulation transcription factor Spo0A produces MQKIEVLLADDNREFTNLLAEYISEQDDMIVSGIAYNGEEVLEMIDNASKIPDVLILDIIMPHLDGLGVLERLREMNLTPQPKIIMLTAFGQENITQRAVQLGASYYILKPFDMEVLVNRIRQLVGVSTVTTGTTPSSSFSKSNVVPIGKGKNLDANITTIIHEIGVPAHIKGYQYLREAITMVYNNIEILGAITKTLYPAIAEKFKTTPSRVERAIRHAIEVAWTRGNLDSISHLFGYTVNISKSKPTNSEFIAMVADKLRIEHKVS; encoded by the coding sequence GTGCAGAAAATTGAAGTGTTGTTGGCGGATGATAATCGGGAATTTACGAATTTGCTCGCAGAGTATATCTCGGAGCAGGACGATATGATCGTCTCGGGAATTGCTTATAATGGCGAAGAAGTGCTGGAGATGATCGACAACGCTTCTAAAATTCCGGACGTGTTAATTCTGGATATTATTATGCCGCATCTGGATGGTCTGGGCGTATTGGAACGGTTACGCGAAATGAATTTGACTCCGCAGCCCAAAATTATTATGTTGACCGCTTTTGGTCAGGAGAACATTACGCAGCGTGCTGTACAGCTTGGAGCATCGTACTATATCCTTAAGCCCTTCGATATGGAGGTTCTCGTCAATCGGATTCGTCAATTGGTGGGCGTATCGACGGTAACAACGGGGACTACGCCATCCTCATCCTTCAGCAAATCGAATGTTGTTCCAATTGGCAAAGGCAAAAACTTGGACGCGAATATAACAACTATCATACATGAAATCGGGGTACCCGCGCATATTAAAGGTTATCAGTATCTGCGCGAGGCAATTACAATGGTCTACAATAACATTGAAATCTTGGGGGCAATTACGAAGACGCTGTATCCAGCTATCGCTGAGAAATTCAAGACGACGCCTTCTCGTGTTGAACGTGCCATTCGTCATGCGATCGAAGTCGCTTGGACGCGCGGCAACCTTGACTCGATTAGCCACTTATTTGGCTATACCGTCAACATCAGCAAATCGAAACCAACTAACTCGGAGTTCATCGCGATGGTAGCAGATAAGCTGCGGATTGAGCATAAAGTTTCATGA
- a CDS encoding MazG nucleotide pyrophosphohydrolase domain-containing protein: MNTAQFQQYVREFSKEKGFETSSIEQRMLYLMTEVGELSKEVLEVSFDPATEKKENLGFEMYDVVWNIFDLANKLGIDLDQAFKKKMEINEKRTWE, translated from the coding sequence ATGAATACAGCGCAGTTTCAGCAGTATGTCAGAGAGTTTAGTAAGGAGAAAGGCTTTGAGACGAGCAGTATTGAACAGCGGATGCTCTATTTGATGACCGAAGTAGGGGAGCTGTCCAAAGAAGTGCTCGAGGTATCCTTCGATCCTGCAACAGAGAAGAAAGAGAACCTTGGCTTTGAGATGTATGATGTCGTCTGGAATATATTCGACTTGGCTAACAAGCTTGGGATCGATCTGGATCAAGCCTTCAAGAAGAAGATGGAGATTAACGAGAAGAGGACTTGGGAGTAG
- a CDS encoding DUF2627 domain-containing protein has translation MKLMISRFIAIVILVIPGIAAMIGFLKIKDAVFLYYSQHGNDALATPTFDWLKFIVGLLLFAAGISFLAGWIYFRDRKRGYGKNHKKKAVT, from the coding sequence ATGAAGCTGATGATTTCCCGTTTTATTGCGATTGTTATTCTGGTCATTCCCGGCATCGCAGCTATGATCGGCTTTTTGAAAATCAAGGACGCTGTTTTCCTTTATTATTCCCAGCATGGCAATGATGCCTTGGCTACCCCTACCTTCGACTGGCTTAAATTTATTGTCGGACTGTTGCTATTTGCCGCTGGCATCAGCTTCTTGGCTGGCTGGATTTATTTTCGCGACCGCAAACGCGGCTACGGTAAGAACCATAAGAAAAAAGCCGTCACTTAG
- the lpdA gene encoding dihydrolipoyl dehydrogenase: protein MAITCDVAVLGGGTGGYIAAIRAAQLGKEVVIIEQDKLGGTCLHRGCIPSKALLRSAELYAQMKDSASYGIETSGLSLVFPKVQERKQAVVDQLYKGVQYLMKKNKITVIQGKGRVIGPSIFSPKSGAVAVELNDGEMETVVPTNLIIATGSRPRSLPGLVPNGEHILSSDEALLLEDLPDSMIIVGGGVIGVEWASLLQDFGVNVTVVEAAGQLLPAEDEEVARELQKHLQKRGIKVLTGVKVLPDTYAVMDRQVHISAQQGDQTIELQGDKLLISIGRQANVENTGLENTDIALSNGFIRVNEHMQTTEPHIYAIGDCIGGLQLAHAASHEGLVAVHHIAEEELHYDENQVPRCVYSRPEVASVGLSEKEARAKGHEVKIGKAPFSVIGKALVHGDKEGFVKIVTDAKSQDILGVQMIGNHVTELINQTAMAAVLNATPWELGQVAFAHPSLSEIIGEAALVVDGRNINF from the coding sequence ATGGCGATAACATGTGACGTAGCTGTACTTGGTGGAGGGACGGGCGGATATATTGCCGCGATTCGTGCCGCACAACTGGGTAAAGAGGTTGTAATTATTGAGCAGGACAAGCTGGGGGGAACATGCCTTCACCGCGGTTGTATTCCTAGCAAGGCGCTGCTTCGCAGTGCGGAACTATATGCGCAAATGAAGGACAGCGCAAGCTACGGCATCGAGACGAGTGGCTTGTCACTGGTATTCCCTAAGGTGCAGGAGCGGAAGCAGGCGGTTGTAGATCAATTATATAAAGGTGTTCAATATTTGATGAAAAAAAATAAGATCACCGTCATCCAAGGGAAAGGCCGGGTGATCGGTCCTTCTATTTTCTCGCCAAAGAGCGGTGCTGTTGCGGTTGAGTTAAATGACGGGGAGATGGAGACGGTCGTTCCGACCAATCTGATTATTGCAACCGGATCGCGTCCGCGCAGCCTGCCAGGGCTTGTTCCTAATGGAGAGCATATTCTGAGCAGTGATGAGGCGCTCCTGTTGGAGGATTTGCCTGATTCCATGATTATCGTAGGTGGCGGCGTCATTGGTGTCGAGTGGGCTTCTTTGCTTCAAGATTTTGGTGTCAACGTTACTGTAGTTGAAGCGGCGGGGCAATTGCTACCAGCTGAAGACGAAGAAGTGGCCCGCGAGCTGCAGAAACATTTGCAAAAGCGGGGAATCAAAGTGCTGACGGGTGTGAAGGTACTGCCTGATACCTATGCTGTGATGGACAGACAAGTACATATCTCAGCCCAGCAAGGGGATCAGACGATTGAATTACAAGGTGACAAGCTGCTCATCTCGATTGGAAGACAAGCTAATGTAGAGAATACCGGTCTGGAAAATACGGATATTGCGTTGAGCAATGGATTTATCCGCGTCAATGAGCATATGCAGACAACGGAGCCACATATCTATGCGATCGGCGACTGCATCGGCGGTCTGCAATTGGCTCATGCAGCCAGTCATGAAGGTTTGGTTGCCGTGCATCACATCGCCGAAGAAGAGTTACATTATGATGAGAACCAAGTTCCGCGTTGTGTGTACAGTCGACCAGAAGTGGCATCTGTTGGTCTAAGCGAGAAGGAAGCTAGGGCTAAGGGACATGAGGTTAAGATTGGCAAAGCTCCATTCTCGGTGATCGGCAAAGCACTCGTACATGGTGACAAAGAGGGCTTTGTGAAAATCGTGACCGATGCGAAAAGCCAAGATATTCTGGGTGTTCAAATGATCGGGAATCATGTTACTGAGTTGATTAACCAGACTGCTATGGCGGCAGTGCTGAATGCCACACCTTGGGAATTGGGACAAGTGGCCTTTGCTCATCCGTCGCTTTCCGAAATTATCGGGGAAGCGGCACTGGTTGTAGACGGTCGGAATATTAACTTTTAA
- a CDS encoding thiamine pyrophosphate-dependent dehydrogenase E1 component subunit alpha encodes MNAKSSVQTKPRHEQLGLSETEVVDMYKYMVLARKFDERCLLLQRAGKINFHVSGIGQESTQIAAAFALDRERDYFLPYYRDYGFVLSVGMTLKELMLSAFAKADDPNSGGRQMPGHFGSKRLRIVTGSSPVTTQVPHAVGVALSVKMQKKDIVSYVTFGEGSSNQGDFHEGLNFAGVQKLPVIFLCQNNQYAISVPIKKQLGGKVVDRALGYGFPGIRVDGNDALEVYQAVKEARERAVRGEGPTLIESMMYRLSPHSTSDNDLAYRTKEEIEENWKKDGIPRMKSYLMECGLWSEEQEAALVEEIKQELKIAIEEAESAPFPNPEDTLLHVYANDGEGQ; translated from the coding sequence ATGAACGCAAAAAGTTCAGTTCAAACGAAGCCAAGACATGAGCAGCTCGGATTATCAGAAACCGAAGTAGTAGACATGTATAAATATATGGTGCTCGCTCGTAAATTCGATGAGCGCTGCTTATTGCTCCAGCGGGCAGGTAAGATCAATTTTCACGTATCCGGCATCGGTCAGGAGAGTACTCAGATCGCTGCGGCATTTGCACTTGATCGTGAGCGCGACTATTTTCTCCCGTATTACAGGGATTACGGTTTCGTACTTTCCGTTGGAATGACTCTGAAGGAATTAATGCTGTCGGCCTTCGCCAAGGCGGATGACCCGAACAGCGGAGGTCGGCAAATGCCGGGCCATTTTGGCAGCAAGCGTCTGCGTATCGTGACTGGATCTAGCCCTGTAACGACACAGGTTCCGCATGCGGTTGGTGTAGCGTTATCAGTGAAAATGCAGAAGAAGGATATCGTCTCTTACGTAACTTTTGGCGAAGGATCCAGCAATCAGGGGGATTTCCACGAAGGGCTTAACTTCGCTGGCGTACAGAAGCTGCCAGTTATTTTTCTGTGTCAGAATAACCAGTATGCAATCTCGGTGCCGATCAAGAAGCAGCTCGGCGGCAAAGTGGTTGATCGTGCGTTGGGCTATGGGTTCCCGGGTATTCGTGTTGATGGCAATGATGCCCTTGAAGTATATCAGGCCGTGAAGGAAGCGCGCGAACGTGCAGTTCGTGGCGAGGGACCGACCTTGATTGAATCGATGATGTACAGACTCTCTCCACACTCGACTTCGGATAATGATCTAGCTTATCGTACCAAAGAGGAAATCGAGGAGAACTGGAAGAAGGACGGCATTCCAAGAATGAAGTCTTATTTAATGGAATGCGGCTTATGGAGCGAGGAACAGGAAGCAGCACTAGTGGAAGAAATCAAGCAAGAGCTTAAGATTGCAATTGAAGAAGCTGAGAGTGCTCCGTTCCCGAACCCGGAAGATACGCTGCTGCATGTATATGCGAACGATGGGGAGGGACAGTAA
- a CDS encoding alpha-ketoacid dehydrogenase subunit beta codes for MPVMEYVDALRLAMKEEMERDERVFVLGEDVGVKGGVFTTTKGLQQQFGEERVIDTPLAESAIAGVAIGAAMYGMRPIAEMQYSDFMLPATNQIISEAAKIRYRSNNDWDCPLVVRAPIGGGIFGGLYHSQCPESIFFGTPGLKIVAPYSAYDAKGLLKAAIRDPDPVLFFENKKCYKLIKGDVPEEDYTVPLGKANLLREGEDITVISYSLPLHFAMQAAEELEAEQGITSHILDLRTLQPLDREAIIAAVKKTGKVLIVHEDNKTGGIGAEVSAIIAEECLYDLDAPIQRLCGPDVPAMPISPPMEKFFMLNKDKVKEAMLQLALY; via the coding sequence ATGCCGGTAATGGAATATGTTGATGCGCTTCGCCTGGCCATGAAGGAAGAGATGGAGCGCGATGAACGAGTATTTGTGTTGGGAGAAGACGTTGGTGTCAAAGGCGGCGTGTTCACCACTACGAAGGGACTGCAGCAACAGTTCGGCGAAGAGCGTGTCATTGATACGCCGCTGGCTGAATCTGCGATCGCGGGTGTAGCAATAGGAGCGGCGATGTACGGTATGAGACCGATCGCCGAGATGCAATATTCCGACTTCATGCTGCCTGCTACGAACCAGATTATTAGTGAAGCTGCTAAGATACGGTATCGTTCCAACAATGACTGGGATTGTCCGCTCGTCGTACGCGCGCCAATTGGCGGCGGTATTTTTGGCGGTTTGTACCATTCCCAATGTCCGGAATCGATCTTCTTCGGTACGCCGGGACTGAAGATCGTAGCTCCTTATTCGGCGTATGATGCGAAGGGGCTGTTAAAGGCTGCCATTCGCGACCCTGATCCGGTGCTGTTCTTCGAGAATAAGAAGTGTTACAAGCTCATTAAAGGTGACGTTCCTGAAGAGGATTACACGGTTCCGCTCGGCAAAGCTAATCTGCTGAGAGAGGGCGAGGATATTACAGTAATCAGCTACAGTTTGCCGCTTCATTTCGCTATGCAGGCTGCGGAGGAATTGGAGGCTGAGCAAGGTATCACATCGCATATTTTAGATCTGCGTACCCTTCAGCCGCTGGATCGCGAAGCGATTATCGCTGCGGTTAAGAAGACTGGTAAAGTGCTGATCGTTCACGAGGACAACAAGACCGGTGGGATTGGGGCTGAAGTATCAGCGATTATTGCTGAGGAATGCTTGTATGATCTCGATGCTCCGATTCAGCGGTTGTGCGGGCCAGACGTACCAGCGATGCCGATTAGTCCGCCAATGGAGAAGTTCTTCATGTTGAACAAAGACAAGGTAAAAGAAGCCATGCTTCAATTAGCGCTATATTAA
- a CDS encoding dihydrolipoamide acetyltransferase family protein — MFKKVMNDIVMPQLAESLVSATVGKWLKKPGDPVEQYEPICEVITDKVNAEIPSTLDGIMGELLVQEGEEIAVGTIICRIETEQAVSASESEPLTVESAQATTAGVSVENGDLQRARYSPAVQTLAAEHGINLQAVPGTGLGGRVTRKDVLHYIENQGSANPATAAPAAVQSVPAAQPQTAPVQAVATPGIIPGTPASEPVRHSGLHLTETPRIPTIEVEGGRSEYLIDVTPIRNTIATRMRQSVSEIPHGWMMIEVDVTNLVQLRNKLKNEFKQKEGINLTYLAFVLKAVVGAIKDYPIMNSVWAVDKIIVKRDINLSLAVGTEDSVLTPVIKNADQKSIAGLAREIDELASKVRAGKLKLDDMQGGTFTVNNTGSFGSILTQPIINYPQAAILTFESIVKRPVVINDMIGVRSMANLCLSLDHRILDGVICGRFMQRVKDNIEGFTLDTQVY, encoded by the coding sequence ATGTTCAAGAAAGTAATGAATGATATTGTGATGCCGCAATTGGCAGAATCGCTCGTATCGGCGACGGTCGGCAAATGGCTCAAGAAGCCGGGCGATCCTGTAGAGCAGTATGAACCAATCTGCGAAGTCATTACCGATAAAGTTAATGCTGAGATTCCGTCGACTCTGGACGGGATTATGGGCGAGCTTCTCGTGCAGGAAGGCGAGGAGATTGCTGTAGGAACGATCATCTGCCGAATTGAGACAGAGCAAGCCGTGTCTGCTTCAGAGAGTGAGCCGTTAACGGTTGAATCTGCACAAGCTACTACCGCGGGCGTTTCGGTAGAGAATGGAGATTTACAGCGTGCCAGATACTCGCCTGCAGTTCAGACATTAGCGGCTGAACACGGCATAAATCTTCAAGCGGTTCCAGGCACAGGATTAGGCGGTAGAGTGACACGCAAGGATGTATTGCACTATATCGAGAACCAGGGCTCCGCTAATCCGGCAACTGCGGCTCCAGCGGCTGTACAATCGGTGCCTGCAGCGCAGCCTCAGACTGCACCTGTACAAGCTGTAGCTACGCCAGGTATTATTCCTGGGACTCCAGCTTCAGAACCTGTACGTCATTCAGGCTTGCACTTGACCGAGACACCACGTATTCCGACGATCGAAGTAGAGGGCGGACGTTCAGAATACTTAATTGATGTAACGCCGATTCGTAACACGATTGCTACCCGGATGCGTCAGAGTGTATCGGAGATTCCACATGGTTGGATGATGATTGAGGTCGACGTAACCAATCTTGTACAGCTTCGCAATAAGCTTAAGAACGAATTCAAGCAAAAAGAAGGCATCAACCTGACTTATTTGGCTTTTGTTCTTAAAGCCGTTGTCGGTGCGATTAAAGACTATCCAATTATGAATTCCGTCTGGGCGGTCGACAAGATTATCGTTAAGCGGGACATCAATCTGTCTCTCGCCGTAGGTACTGAGGATTCTGTGTTAACTCCAGTCATCAAAAACGCCGACCAGAAGAGCATCGCCGGACTTGCCCGGGAAATCGATGAATTGGCTTCCAAGGTTCGTGCGGGCAAATTGAAACTGGACGATATGCAAGGTGGAACTTTTACCGTGAACAATACCGGTTCCTTCGGTTCGATCTTAACACAGCCGATTATCAATTATCCGCAAGCCGCAATTTTGACCTTCGAGTCGATTGTGAAGCGCCCGGTAGTTATCAATGATATGATCGGGGTTCGTTCGATGGCGAATCTGTGTCTGTCATTAGATCACCGTATTTTGGATGGCGTTATCTGCGGACGGTTCATGCAGCGCGTGAAGGACAATATTGAAGGCTTTACTTTGGATACGCAAGTTTATTGA